The DNA region GCAAGAGTGCATTGATGGTCTTTAAAATAGATTTTCGAGTGATGATTCCTATGAACTCTCTATTTTCACCCAAAACAGGCAAGAACGATTGATCAACCAGCTTACGCATGACCTCAGTTAACTCGTAATCAAGACCAACTGTTTCCTCATCCGTCCTTGCAATCAAGGAAATATCCTTATTCAACTCATCATCTGTCAGCTCATTCTCAGCCTGATACTTGATAATCTCTGTCAAGCCGATGGTTCCAAAAAATTGACCTTCTTCCGTTACTACAGGTACCCGCGAGTAAGTCATGTGACTAAGTAAAAGTTTAGCGTGATCAATGTTATGGGTATCAATAATCACCGCTAACTTATCCGCAGGTGTCAAAAAGGTTTCTTCTTGTGCTAGTAAAAATTGTTCAAATTCACGTGCAATCATCTTGAAATATCCTTTGTCAATGCTGGGTAAAGCGTGTGTTGTCGATCGTAATAGTCTACATGAAAGTGATCTGCATAAATCGTCACAAGAGCATAAAGACACTCCTTAACCAATCCTCTAGGTTGGCTGATTGAGCCGGGATTGAGAAAGAGAGTCTTACCGCGCATTTCTGCATCCGGCACGTGTAAATGCCCGTAGAGACAGATATCTGCATCCACCTCCTGCGCCCAGTAATCCAAGCGTTGCCAACCATAGTTAATTCCAAAAAGATGACCATGCGTTTGGGCAATGGTAAGATCTCCCAACTTGGTAATCAGTTGGTCTGGATAACCACCCAAATAATCACAGTTACCATTCACTACTTGAATACCCTGCCAAAGTGAATCTTGACTGTCTAGCTCTGAATCACCATTATGAAAGATAGCGTCCACCTTACCGAGGTAATAACTTTTAATCTCTTCTACAATCTTTCTATCTCCGTGAGAATCACTCATGACTAGAATTGTTTTGCCTGCTCCTGCCATACTGGAAATGCCTCCACTAATTTTTCTAATGCTTGTGCACGATGGGAAATACGATTTTTTTCTTCCAAGGTTAATTCTGCCGAGGTCTTACCCGTGTCACCGACTAAGAAAAGTGGATCATAGCCAAAACCATTTTCACCACGCAAGTCCATTCCAATATATCCTTCCCAATCCGCTTCTACAACCAAACTTTCACGATTTGGTGCAGCCACTACAAGAGTGCAATGAAATTGGGCTGAACGATCCTTGTGTTCAAAGACCATGGCAAGCTCATGCAAGAGTTTGGCATTATTGAGTTCATCAGTCGCTTCTGGACCAGAAAAACGTGCTGACCACACTCCCGGCAAACCACCTAAGGCATCCACTTTAAGCCCCGAATCATCCGCCAAGACGACCTTTCCTGTCAGAGCTGCTATCGTCTCAGCTTTCAGTCGAGCATTTTCCTCAAAAGTCATGCCTGTTTCTACCACATCTGGTAGATCAGGATAGTTGTTCAGATTTTCCACCTGATAACCAAAACTTTCAAAGAATTTACGAAACTCCTTTGTCTTTCCTTCATTTTTAGTCGCAATCAAAATCGTGTCACCAACACCAGCCAATCCCTTATCCTGACCAAAGAACGCTCTCATATTAGCACCAGTCTTAGGGAGATGGACCAAGAGCAGCCTATCTCCTTCCGTTACAAGAACAGCTCCCTGGTGCTGGACCACCTTAAACTGACGGTGATTCAATTCATTTAGCACATCAATTGCAAACTGAATGAGTTTAAAGGCAGACTGAAGTTTAATAACTTCTATCTGTACACACCGATAATCATCTTCTTCATAATTGGCTGGAACGAGTTGTTCTAGAAGATGCCCCAGTTGATTGATTTCTTGCTCTCTACCTGTGTTACCAAAACTGGCAAATAAATTAGCAAAATAAGCCTTACCAATAAACCAATTGTGCTCATCTCTATATTCATAAATTTTTTCTGTCATAGTTCTACATGCTCCACATGAATATCAATTCCCATCCAGCTTTCGGCAATTTCCTTAAAAGCTGCTGGACTAGCTGTTGTATAAAAGGTATGCTGGATATTAGACTCTGTCCGACTGCGATTGAGCTGAAAATAATTGAGTAAGACGGAAATATCCCTCGCACATTCAGCTCCACTATCAATCAATTGAACATCCTTGCCCATGGCATTCTGTATAATGGGACGAAGCAGGGGGTAATGAGTGCAACCCAAAACCAGAGTATCCACCTTCCCAACCAAGGGACGGAGTGTTTCATAAACGACCTTTTTAGCTAAACTAGATTGGTGGCTATTAGACTCCACCAAGGGAGCAAATTTAGGACAGGCTAAACTTTCTACCTGCGTTTCCGGTGAGAGGACCTGAATTTTCTCACGATAAATATCCGATTGAATCGTCATGACCGTTCCAAGCACACCAACTTTTCCAGTCTTAGTAGCTTTGATGGCTGCTGAAGCACCGGGGAGAATGACCCCTAAAACAGGAATATCAAGTTTTTCCTTGATTTCTTCCCAAGCTACTGCTGTTGCAGTATTACAAGCAAAGACAATCATTTTCACATTCTTCGTCAAAAGAAAGTGAACCAATTGCCAAGTGTATTCTCTTATTTGTTCTGCCGGCCGTGGACCATAGGGGGCTCTAGCCGAATCACCGATATAAACAATTTCTTCATAGGGAAGCTGGCGCATCAGCTCACGCGCAACAGTTAGCCCCCCCACACCCGAATCCAAAAAACCAATTGGTCGATTATCCATAGTGCTGAGAATAGTCAAAAACTGACTAGCCTTTCTTTTCGTACTCAAAAAAGGACATGGGAATGAATATCCCAGTCCCAGTTTGTTTATGCTCTTTGAAAATCAAACTCACATACTGCTAAGAGATTCGATGAACATTTGCTCAAGTGGGAAGAGCGCAACTTACTGTCTTAACACTATGCAAACCATGTTCGTACTACTTTCTACCTTCAACAGCCCCTCGAACTATCGAAGGCAGCTTGATTTTCATTGAAGATTATTTTTTCTTTGTTGCTACTTTTTGCTGACCTTTAATTTGGCGGAGAACCTGCTGTACCTTAGCTTCACTTGGCTTTTGACCCATTTGGGTCATCATCAAACGCAAGGCATTTTCATCCAAGATCGGCTTATCAGCAATGTAGTTCTCAACTTGTTTGCGTGATAGGTAAATCCCAAGGGCCACACCACCCGCAAATGCTAACACAATAAGTAAAATAGCTAAACCTAAATTCATCTGTCAATCTCCTGACTCTTCTAAATAGTGTTCAGTTGGTATTGCTCGAGAGCAATCTTTCACTATATCCATTATAACAAAATCCCCATTCTTTTCCAACACTTACCTGTCAAAATCAAAACCATAAATTGTCGCAAAGTAATCCTCCGGAGTTTCAGCGCGACGAATCATACGGGCTGTTCCATCCTCCTGCAAAAGAATCTCTGCTGAACGCAGGCGACCATTGTAATTATACCCCATAGAGAAGCCATGAGCACCACTATCGTGAATAACCAAGGTATCTCCTACTTCTGCTCTTGGCATTTTACGATTGACTGCAAATTTATCATTGTTTTCGCAGAGAGAGCCAGTTACATCTACAAGTTCTAGCGGCGCCTCTGGATGCGTAATGTTGGTAATATGATGATAAGCCCCATAAAAAGCCGGACGCATGAGATTGGCTGCAGAGGCATCAACACCTACATAGGTTCTGTAAGTTTTCTTACGATGAAGAACTTTAGTAATTAGATGTCCATGTGGTGCCAGCATGAAACGTCCCAACTCCGTAAAGATTTTTACATGTCCCATACCGACTGGAGCTAGAATTTCTTCATAAGCTTTGCGAACACCATCACCGATAGTCGCAATATCATTTGGTTCCTGATCTGGATGATAGTTGACACCGATTCCACCCGACAGATTGATAAAATCCAGAGTCACACCTGTTTCCTCACGAATTTCCAGTGCTAACTCAAAGAGCTGACGTGCCAAGACTGGGTAATAGTCATTGGTTACTGTGTTGGATGCTAGAAAGGCATGGACACCAAATTCCTTGACGCCCATATTCTTTAAGTCTCTGTACCCTTCCATCAGTTGGTCTTTGGTCATACCAAATTTTGACTCCTCTGGATGATCCATAATATCTGTACCAAGAGAGAAAACACCTCCGGGATTGTAACGGAGACAGACTGTTTCAGGAATACCTGTCACATTTTTTAAAAAATCAATGTGTTCGTAAGCATCTAGGTTGATGATAGCACCAACTTTTCTAGCATAGACAAACTCTTGCGCTTGCGTATCATTTGAGGTAAACATAATATCTGTAAAGCCCAGTTTTTCACTCAAGAGGACTTCTACATCCGTAGCACAATCAACGCCACATCCTTCTTCCTGAAGAATTTTCAAAATAGCAGGAGTCGGAGTCGCCTTGACGGCAAAATACTCCTTAAAGCCCTTGTTCCAGGAAAAAGCTTCATGTAAAGCGCGTGCCTTTTCACGAATCCCCTTCTCGTCATAGAGATGAAACGGGGTCGGAAATTGATTGGTAATAGTTTCCAGCGCCTCTCTGCTAATAAATGGTATCTTGGCCATCCTTTTTACCTCATCAACATATTTTTCCTATTATATCATAAATAAGCTAGGAATAGTATCCTGATAACTCCATCAAACACTTGCAAAAAAAATTACGAGCGCTATAATATGAATAATATTAACAAAAAGGAGGTCGCTATGTCGACATTAAATCGTGAATTTACAAAGCGTTTATACGCTGATTATCTGGCAAACTCAACTTTTCAAGCAACTGAAAATGCAGTGAGCCACAACGGCTTATTGAAGTCCTTGGAAACACGTCAAAGTACTATTGATAATGACTATGTATTCTCAATTGATCTTACTAACGACGCTGTATCAAACCAAAAGGCTTCTGGGCGCTGTTGGATGTTTGCTGCACTCAACACTTTCCGCCACAAGCTCATTTCAGATTTCAAACTGGAGAACTTTGAATTATCGCAGGCTCACACGTTTTTCTGGGATAAATATGAAAAGTCCAACTGGTTCCTAGAACAGATTATCGCTACTGCCGATCAAGAAATCGGTAGTCGTAAGGTAAAATTCCTCCTCGACACCCCTCAGCAAGATGGAGGTCAGTGGGATATGGTTGTTGCACTTTTTGAAAAATATGGCGTTGTCCCAAAATCTGTTTATCCCGAATCCATCTCATCAAGTGCCAGTCGTGAACTCAATCAATATTTAAATAAATTGCTCCGTCAAGATGCACAAATTCTACGTAATCTACTTGCAGGCGGTGCTTCTTCTCAAGAAGTTCAAACTAAAAAAGAAAACCTCTTACAAGAAATTTTTAACTTCTTGGCTGTCAATCTCGGACTCCCACCACAAACATTTGATTTTGCTTACAGGGATAAGGAGAACGTCTACCATCGTGACACCAACATGACGCCTCAGGAATTTTACAATAAGTATGTTGGTTTGAAATTATCTGACTACGTATCTATTATCAATGCCCCAACTTCCGACAAACCTTACAATCAATCTTATACCGTCGAGCTGTTGGGAAATGTTGTCGGGGCACCAGCAGTCCGTTATCTCAACCTTGATATGAACCGTTTCAAGGAACTAGCTATTGCTCAGCTTAAAGCAGGAGAATCTGTATGGTTTGGATCAGATGTCGGTCAAAGTAGCAATCGCCAAACAGGTATCATGGCTACTAATACCTATGACTTCTCTTCCAGCCTGGGTATTCACTTCCATCAAGATAAGGCAGGCAGACTGGACTACTCTGAAAGCTTGATGACACACGCTATGGTTCTGACTGGTGTTGACTTGGATGCAGATGGCAATCCACTAAAATGGAAGGTAGAAAATTCCTGGGGTGACAAGGTTGGTGATAAAGGATATTTCGTCGCCTCAGATAGCTGGATGGACGAGTACACCTATCAAATCGTTGTTCGTAAAGAATTCCTCACTCCGGAAGAATTGACTGCCTATCAGGCACAACCTCAAGTCTTAGCACCTTGGGATCCTATGGGGGCTCTGGCTTAAAAACTAGATATAGAAAAAAGAGGCGTTGCCTCTTTTTTCTAGCTATTATTTACTAATCTCTACTCAAGCCACCAAAAATACGAAGAAGATTGAGGAAGAGGTTGATGAAATCAAGATAGAGCTGGAGAGCCATAGATACAACCCATCCTTGCTCAACATGACCACCTGTCTGATCGAAAACCTGACGAATTCGTTGGTTATCATAGGCAATCAAACCTGAAAAAACAAGAACAGAAATGATGGACATAAAGAAACTCAAACCTGAACTACGGAAGAAGATATTAAGTACACTCGCAATAATAATACCCCAAAGAGCTGCACGTAGCGCCTGAGCCATACCAGAAAGATTTTTCCTAGTTGTCATACCAATCACAGCCATAATAGCGAACATAAGAGCTGCTGAGATAAAGGCCAACACAACTGTTTCACTCGTATAAAACATCAGTACCATACTGATTGTCAAACCATTAGTCACCGAATAGGCTAAAAACATAGGGAAAGCCATAGGACTATTTTTAGCAGCCATCGTTGAAGCTGAGACAACCAAGGCAAGTTGTCCAATCATGATAAGCATCAACATAATTGAACCACTACGCAATAATGCAAAGAGAAAACTTTGAAAAACGGTTACAGTCAAAAAAGAAACAAGGGCCGATAAACCGATTCCCATAGCAACTACGCCATAGATTTTCCCAAAGAAACGGTTTAGCGCAGTGTTATCCACCTGATTGATAATAAATGAATCATTATTCATAACATTCTCCTTTAAACTATATTTATAGAAGATGAAAGACCTCGTAGCCCTTCCATCGGTGCAGTGGTAACGAGAGTCAAATCCAGCCATCCGATACGGAGGGCCTTATTCTCTACTCCCTAACCTCATTGAGTTATTATACCACATTCTAGCCCAATTCACTTAAACAAAACTAAACATCAAGATTCCTGCCGCAATGGCCACATTTAAGCTCTCTGCCTGCCCCGGCATAGCAATATGAACCAACTGATCGGCTTCTTGAACTACAAAATCAGAAACTCCCTGACCTTCATTGCCCATCACAAGCGCAAAACTGGATGTAGGTGTTAGCTTTTTGTAGTCAAGAGACTGACTTGACAGAGTAGTTGCTAGTACTTGTACCTGATTGGTCTTAAGATTGGAAACGATCGCTGCCATCGGCAAGCGGTAGACCGGCAAATGAAAGTGACTTCCCTGCATGGAGCGCAACACCTTCATATTGTAAATATCTGCCGATTTATCTGTCAAAAATACTCCATCAAATCCAGCCGCATCAGCAGTCCGAATCATGGTCCCAACATTACCCGGATCCTGAACATCTTCCAAAATCAGGAATTTCCCAATTAACTGATCAGGTAATTCCTGACTAGGTAAAGCTAACTGGGCTAAAACGCCTTGGGGTGACTTAGAATCCGCCAAATCCTGCATTATTTCAGGACTAACAAAAGTCACATTGGACAAATCTTCAACCCGATCAGCATATTCTTCCAAGACCAAAATATGCTCAATCTTGGCTCCTGCTGCTAGAGCTTCTTCCAACAAATGCCACCCTTCAATCAAATAGGAGGTGGTACGGTATTTTTTCTGTTGTAATTTCCTGACCTGCTTGACCAAATTGTTGGTCTTTGAGCGAATAATTTCCATAACTGCCCCTTTTTCTTTTACTCTTCAGGAAAAATTCAAGCACTACTATAACTAAGTAAATGATCTTGACGCAGTGGACACGCCATAATCTACCAGAAGGTATCTTGAAGAGTATTACCCAATCATGATATAATAAAGTACAATTCTTGTCAAAAGGAGAATCTTATGCGAAAGGTAAAAATGATTGCTTCTGGTCGTGTTCAAGGTGTTGGCTTTCGCTGGTCTGTTCAATTCCTTGCAACAGAAATCGGAGATATTTATGGTCGCGTGTGGAATAATGAAGACGGAACAGTCACTATTCTTGCTCAATCGAATCATTCAGAGAAACTCAGCCATTTCATCCATGAAATTCGTAAAGGACCTTCTCGAATGTCTAAGGTCAACTACTTAGATATTACACTAGCCAATTTTGAAGATTACCATGATTTTCAAGTTAGCCATAGATAAAACTTGTATATTTCCCATAAAAAAAGTAAAATAGAATGTATATTGTAAAAAAGGAATGTATCATTTTGAAAAAGAATAAACGAATCCAGTTACTGGCGCTAGCCTTATCAACACTTGTATTTCTATCGGGATGTGTGCAGACTGATAAGCAAGGAAATCCTGTCGGCTTTGTTTGGGATTTCTTCGGACAACCAATGTCTTACTTCATAAAGTTCTTTGCTGAAAACCTAGGATTAGGCTTCGGTCTTGCCATTATCATTGTCACTTTAATTGTGCGTCTCATCATCATGCCGCTAGGTATTTATCAATCTTGGAAGTCTACCTACCAGTCGGAGAAAATGAACTACCTCAAACCGATCTTGGGACCTATCCAAGAACGAATGAAAAACGCAAGTTCTCAAGAAGAACAATTAGCTGCCCAGCAAGAGTTTTTTGCAGCTCAAAAACAATACGGTGTCAGCATGTTTGGCGGACTGGGCTGCCTGCCACTCTTAATGCAAATGCCATTCTTCTCAGCTTTGTTCTTTGCTGCTCGTCATACACCGGGAATTAACAACGCAGACTTCCTTGGTATAAATCTTGGTACTTCCAGCCTTGTTTTAACTGTTATAGCCGGTCTTCTCTATTATGCCCAATCACTCCTGATGCAAGTTGGGATGGATGAAGAGCAGAAAAAGCAAATGAAGCATCTAGCCATTATGAACCCGCTTATGATTGTCCTTTTCTCATGGTCGTCACCAGCCGGTGTTACACTCTATTGGGTTATCGGTGGTATTGTTGGACTAGTGCAACAAGCTCTCACAAACTTCATGCTCAAACCACGCATCCGTGCTAAAGTTGAGGAAGAATTTAAAAACAATCCTCCAAAGCCTTACAAATCAAACATGAAAGATGTAACTCCAAAGACTTCAGCTATTATTGAAGAAAAAACATCTAAAAAGAGTAAGCGCAACGCTGGCAAGCAACGATCCAGATAAACGATTCAACCATCCAACTGGGTGGTTGTTTTTTATGCCCGAAATAAACAATTATTTAGAAATCACTACCTACATAAATAAACAAAGATATTACAACTAAGAGATGATTCCTACGCTTTTTCATAAATAAAAAAAGAGAGCCTTGTGACCCTCTTACACCCTATTTTGTTTTTTCGACACTTACTATCTTCACATCGTAGCTACCAGCAGGCGTTGCAATCGTTACAACATCACCGGTCTTTTTACCAATCAAGGCATGACCAATTGGACTTTCATTTGAAATCTTGTTGGCAAAAGCATCTGCTCCTGCTGCACCGACAATATGATAAACTTCCTCTTCTGTTTCGCCAACTTCTTGAACGGTGACCGTCTTACCAATCGCTACTTCATCTGCCGCTACTGCGTCACTGTTAACAATCTCTGCATAACGAATTTTAGTTTCAATTGTAGAGATTTGTCCTTCAACGAATGCCTGCTCATCCTTTGCTGCTTCGTACTCAGAGTTCTCTGAAAGGTCACCATAGGAACGTGCAATTTTAATGCGTTCAACAATTTCTGGACGACGAACAAGTTTAAGTTCCTCTAATTCTTTTTCTAATTTTTCTTTTTCTTCCAAGGTCATTGGATATGTTTTTTCTGCCATTTTTATTTCCTTTTCTTTTAATTATATTTTCAAGAAAACAAAATTATGTGGTAAACCACATAATTTTGTTTTAAAAAGTTATATATCACTGTAAATGTGCATTGACATATTTAGCGACATTCTGGTTATGTTCCTCAATATTATTTGCAAAATAAACCTTCCCAGTTGTCACATCAGCTACGAAATAAAGATAATCCGTTGAGTTGGCATTAAGTATTGCCTCAATAGCTGATAAGCTAGGACTATCAACTGGACCAGGCATCAAACCAGGTTTCCAGTAAATATTATATGGAGACTCGATAGAAGTATCAATTGCTGCATCTTCTGCTAAGGTTGTTTCTTGACCGAGCTTACCTTGTGCATACAAGAGAGCAATATTTGACTGCAGAGGCATTCCTGAGTTTAGACGGTTCAGGAATACACTTGCAATATTACGGCGGTCTTCATCTTTAGCCCCTTCCTTTTCAACTAAGGAAGCGAGAGTTAGAAGTTCATTGACAGTCAAGTTTTTCGCGGCAATCGTATCGTAGTGTGGTTTCAGACGAGCATCCATCGCAGCAATCATCTGCTCAACCAACTCTTCCATTGTCGTATCTTCTGCATATTCATATATAGCAGGGAAAAGATAGCCTTCCAACTGGTAAAGAACTCCACTATTAGCTGCTGGGAGACTAGCAAATAATTTCGGATAAGCAGCAACCATACGATTGATAAAATCTTGATTGGTTACAGTCGCCATAAATTGTTCAGCGGTAAATGGTGTCTTCTCGTTTTTATTTCCCGTTTTGGTATTCACAGTAACCGCACGAGCAATTTGCTTCAGTGTGTATCCTTCAACAATCAAAATCTTGCCTGCAGACTCTTTTTGAGGTGTTGGTGTACCACTTTCTTGCAAGGCTTTGGCAATGTCATCAACAGACATACTTTGTTTCAAATTATAGAAACCGCTCTGGAAGTTATTGTAGCTCTTAATCTTGGAGTAATAATTGAAGATGGTAGCATTTTTTATCAACTTATTATTAACCAAAATCTCACCAATTTCCAAAGTTGAAGAACCTTTTGGAATTTCTACCGAAATAGCTTTCGTTGCTTTAACATCCACTGGTTCTAAACTAGATTTTACCCAGGCATAGCCAATAAATCCAGTCATTAAAACTACTACTACGATGATAGACATAATGATAGACACAATCCGCTTTGCGGCCTTGTCTTGTTTTTTTCGGCGTTGCTTGCTCATTCTATGCGATGACTTTCTTCTAGATTGGGTAGGTAGCGGCTGTTCCTTTGTTTCAGGAACGCTAGCTAGTGCCTTTGCTGCAATAATCGTTTCGTCCAATGAAAGAACACCGGTATCGCCTGTAACTTTTGACACATCCTCCGTAGGAAATTCTAGGAATGTGTCTTCTAAGACAGGATGTCCCTGAATAGGTGGCTCAACATTTTGAGAAACTGCATCACTTGACGGTGCTTCGTTAAATTCAGCAGCATTGGCCGCCACAAGATTTCTCAGCTTTTCTAGATTTCGCTCCACCGTATCTTGAGGAACTGAGCTTGAAACGTTTGCTTTTTCATCAATAAGAGATGCTGTATCAATTGTTGCTTCTGAACCCTTTTCTTCGAAATGTCCCCCAGCTTTTTTCGGTTCTCGGTCTTCTTCTGCCAAGTAGGAATCAGAAAAGGCCAGACTATCTATCTTGACAGAGCCGCTCTCTTTAATCATTTCTTCATCTTCAGCGACAGTTGCCTGAAGCTCATTGATAACTTCTGCTTTTTTATCAACAAGGACTTCTGCTGACTGCTCTGCCAAACGATTCACCTTCAATGCTTCTAAATCACGTAAAATCTGATCACGGAAACTTGAAGACTGCGTGTTTTTTTCATTCGTATCCTTTGTCACGCTTTCACTCCTTTCACACAGTTAATGTATATTATATCTCAAAGAAGGGTGAATTGCAAGAACTTCCCTTTCTACAAGGCTTTCCAGTACATATCATACCAGATTTGACCCCCAAATTGTGATAAGGAAGGTCCCCTGTCTTCAAATTGATTCATCTCATAATAGCGAACTAAGTAATCCTTACAAGTTAGGGCAATCCCTTCAAATCCTGCTACAACAGCTACTTCTTTTAAAGCGGCTAAAAGCAGAGTTCCCACTCCTTGTCCTTTGTAAGAATCAGCTACAGAAAGACTTGCAATAGCAAGGTGCTTCCCTACAGGCAAAGTGTCTGCTGTCAGATAGAAAATATCATCTGTGACAACCGATGAATCTGACGGACACGAAAGAATAAAGCCAGCAAGCTCACCATCATTTTCCATAACGAGACAGGTCTGATCAAGACGATGGACATAGGTTGATAAAATGGATACAGCAATCTGCTCTTCAGCGGGAAAATTAGCCTGTTCTAGTGCAATCACCTGTTTCAAATCCCAAGGTTGGACAAAACGAATTTCCATATTACTCCCTCATATAGCGGAAAAACAGGGGCCATTGGCCTCCGTCTTTCTTGCTTATTGTACATTATTGGTAAGGTTTGACAATAGTTGTTCAAACGAATATTCATAGGACTGAATATCCCCAGCTCCCATAAATACATAAACTGCATTATCATGATCCAAAAGTGGTGATGTATTCTCAACGGTCACCAAGCCACCCTTTTTAGTGATTTTTGCTGCCAAGTCTTCCACTTTAACCTGCCCATTATCTGTTTCACGCGCCGAACCGTAGATTTGTGCTAGATAAACTGCATCCGCCCCATTCAAGGCCTCAGCAAATTCATCCAAAAGGGCAATAGTTCGAGTAAAGGTATGTGGTTGGAAGATAGCAACCAGCTCCTTACTAGGGTATTTCTGACGAGCAGCATCAATCGTTGCGATGATTTCTGTTGGATGATGAGCAAAATCATCAATAATCACGGTCTCATTGACAACTTTTTCAGTAAATCGGCGTTTTACCCCTCCAAAAGTCTTCAAGTGCTCTGCAACCAATGCCAAATCAAAACCAGCAATGTACAGATTAGCAATTACAGCGGTCGCATTCATCACATTGTGCTTGCCAAAGGTTGGTATCTGGAACTCTCCCAATTCTTTTGCACCGTAGCGAAGCTTAAACCGCGAACCACTTGTAGAGGGTTGCAAATCATAGGCAACAAAGTCATTGTGCCCTTCTAGGCCATAGTAGTAGATTGGTGCATTGGCTGTAATACGGCGAAGCTGCTCATCTTCTCCGAATACAAATAGACCTTTCTTCACTTGTTTGGCATAATCATTAAAGGCATTAAAGACATCTTCAAGGCTGGTAAAGTAGTCCGGATGATCAAAGTCAATATTGGTAATAATACTATATTCAGGATAGTAAGGCGCAAAATGGCGCTCATACTCATCTGATTCAAATACAAAATATTGTGCATTAGCCGATCCACGACCAGTTCCATCGCCAATCAAGAAAGAGGTATCGGTAATATTACGCATAACATGAGCCAAGAGACCTGTCGTAGATGTTTTTCCATGAGCTCCTGCCACCCCTAGGCTGGTAAAATCTTTCATAAATTCAC from Streptococcus ruminantium includes:
- a CDS encoding diaminopimelate decarboxylase, with the protein product MAKIPFISREALETITNQFPTPFHLYDEKGIREKARALHEAFSWNKGFKEYFAVKATPTPAILKILQEEGCGVDCATDVEVLLSEKLGFTDIMFTSNDTQAQEFVYARKVGAIINLDAYEHIDFLKNVTGIPETVCLRYNPGGVFSLGTDIMDHPEESKFGMTKDQLMEGYRDLKNMGVKEFGVHAFLASNTVTNDYYPVLARQLFELALEIREETGVTLDFINLSGGIGVNYHPDQEPNDIATIGDGVRKAYEEILAPVGMGHVKIFTELGRFMLAPHGHLITKVLHRKKTYRTYVGVDASAANLMRPAFYGAYHHITNITHPEAPLELVDVTGSLCENNDKFAVNRKMPRAEVGDTLVIHDSGAHGFSMGYNYNGRLRSAEILLQEDGTARMIRRAETPEDYFATIYGFDFDR
- a CDS encoding YneF family protein → MNLGLAILLIVLAFAGGVALGIYLSRKQVENYIADKPILDENALRLMMTQMGQKPSEAKVQQVLRQIKGQQKVATKKK
- the cbpB gene encoding cyclic-di-AMP-binding protein CbpB, with product MIAREFEQFLLAQEETFLTPADKLAVIIDTHNIDHAKLLLSHMTYSRVPVVTEEGQFFGTIGLTEIIKYQAENELTDDELNKDISLIARTDEETVGLDYELTEVMRKLVDQSFLPVLGENREFIGIITRKSILKTINALLHNFPLVSKEGKK
- a CDS encoding metallophosphoesterase, with product MAGAGKTILVMSDSHGDRKIVEEIKSYYLGKVDAIFHNGDSELDSQDSLWQGIQVVNGNCDYLGGYPDQLITKLGDLTIAQTHGHLFGINYGWQRLDYWAQEVDADICLYGHLHVPDAEMRGKTLFLNPGSISQPRGLVKECLYALVTIYADHFHVDYYDRQHTLYPALTKDISR
- the pepC gene encoding aminopeptidase C → MSTLNREFTKRLYADYLANSTFQATENAVSHNGLLKSLETRQSTIDNDYVFSIDLTNDAVSNQKASGRCWMFAALNTFRHKLISDFKLENFELSQAHTFFWDKYEKSNWFLEQIIATADQEIGSRKVKFLLDTPQQDGGQWDMVVALFEKYGVVPKSVYPESISSSASRELNQYLNKLLRQDAQILRNLLAGGASSQEVQTKKENLLQEIFNFLAVNLGLPPQTFDFAYRDKENVYHRDTNMTPQEFYNKYVGLKLSDYVSIINAPTSDKPYNQSYTVELLGNVVGAPAVRYLNLDMNRFKELAIAQLKAGESVWFGSDVGQSSNRQTGIMATNTYDFSSSLGIHFHQDKAGRLDYSESLMTHAMVLTGVDLDADGNPLKWKVENSWGDKVGDKGYFVASDSWMDEYTYQIVVRKEFLTPEELTAYQAQPQVLAPWDPMGALA
- the racE gene encoding glutamate racemase, coding for MDNRPIGFLDSGVGGLTVARELMRQLPYEEIVYIGDSARAPYGPRPAEQIREYTWQLVHFLLTKNVKMIVFACNTATAVAWEEIKEKLDIPVLGVILPGASAAIKATKTGKVGVLGTVMTIQSDIYREKIQVLSPETQVESLACPKFAPLVESNSHQSSLAKKVVYETLRPLVGKVDTLVLGCTHYPLLRPIIQNAMGKDVQLIDSGAECARDISVLLNYFQLNRSRTESNIQHTFYTTASPAAFKEIAESWMGIDIHVEHVEL
- a CDS encoding nucleoside-triphosphate diphosphatase, whose translation is MTEKIYEYRDEHNWFIGKAYFANLFASFGNTGREQEINQLGHLLEQLVPANYEEDDYRCVQIEVIKLQSAFKLIQFAIDVLNELNHRQFKVVQHQGAVLVTEGDRLLLVHLPKTGANMRAFFGQDKGLAGVGDTILIATKNEGKTKEFRKFFESFGYQVENLNNYPDLPDVVETGMTFEENARLKAETIAALTGKVVLADDSGLKVDALGGLPGVWSARFSGPEATDELNNAKLLHELAMVFEHKDRSAQFHCTLVVAAPNRESLVVEADWEGYIGMDLRGENGFGYDPLFLVGDTGKTSAELTLEEKNRISHRAQALEKLVEAFPVWQEQAKQF
- a CDS encoding Bax inhibitor-1/YccA family protein, whose protein sequence is MNNDSFIINQVDNTALNRFFGKIYGVVAMGIGLSALVSFLTVTVFQSFLFALLRSGSIMLMLIMIGQLALVVSASTMAAKNSPMAFPMFLAYSVTNGLTISMVLMFYTSETVVLAFISAALMFAIMAVIGMTTRKNLSGMAQALRAALWGIIIASVLNIFFRSSGLSFFMSIISVLVFSGLIAYDNQRIRQVFDQTGGHVEQGWVVSMALQLYLDFINLFLNLLRIFGGLSRD
- a CDS encoding TrmH family RNA methyltransferase, with translation MEIIRSKTNNLVKQVRKLQQKKYRTTSYLIEGWHLLEEALAAGAKIEHILVLEEYADRVEDLSNVTFVSPEIMQDLADSKSPQGVLAQLALPSQELPDQLIGKFLILEDVQDPGNVGTMIRTADAAGFDGVFLTDKSADIYNMKVLRSMQGSHFHLPVYRLPMAAIVSNLKTNQVQVLATTLSSQSLDYKKLTPTSSFALVMGNEGQGVSDFVVQEADQLVHIAMPGQAESLNVAIAAGILMFSFV